One part of the Acinetobacter sp. XS-4 genome encodes these proteins:
- the rpsA gene encoding 30S ribosomal protein S1 codes for MTESFAALFEESELNLNVEKGAVIQGVVVNIDSDWVTVDTGLKSEGIVDRAEFLNEQRELEVQVGDTVDVVVEALDNGMGQTVLSREKAKRAETWTKLEKIFEDGEIVTGVISGKVKGGFTVDIGPVRAFLPGSLVDTRPIRDTTHLEGKELEFKVIKLDAKRNNVVVSRRAVMEAESSADREALLAQLEEGQTVTGTIKNLTDYGAFVDLGGIDGLLHITDMAWKRIKHPSEVVEVGQEVTVKVLKFDRERNRVSLGLKQLGEDPWLAIMSRYPKGSIVKARVTNLTDYGCFAEIAEGVEGLVHVSEMDHTNKNIHPSKVVQIGDEVDVMVLEVDEERRRISLGIKQTRANPWEEFAKAHEKGEKVSGTIKSITDFGIFIGLNGGIDGLVHLSDISWNEQGEEAIRRYKKGDTVEAVILSVDAEGNRISLGIKQLNSDPFNDFLAANERGALVKGTVTAVDARGATVKLADEVEATLKASEINRDRVEDATKFLEVGQEVEAKIINVDRKSRSINLSVKAKDEAEEKEAVATLRTATTSQENGPKTIGDLIKAQMK; via the coding sequence ATGACCGAATCTTTTGCAGCCCTCTTTGAAGAAAGTGAATTAAACCTCAACGTTGAAAAGGGTGCAGTCATCCAAGGTGTTGTTGTAAACATCGATAGCGACTGGGTAACTGTTGACACTGGCCTAAAGTCTGAAGGCATTGTTGACCGTGCTGAATTTTTAAATGAACAACGTGAACTTGAAGTTCAGGTTGGTGATACTGTTGACGTAGTTGTTGAAGCTCTTGACAACGGTATGGGTCAAACAGTTTTATCACGTGAAAAAGCTAAGCGTGCTGAAACTTGGACTAAACTTGAAAAAATCTTTGAAGATGGCGAAATCGTTACTGGTGTTATCTCTGGTAAAGTTAAAGGCGGTTTCACTGTTGACATCGGTCCTGTTCGTGCATTCTTACCAGGTTCATTAGTTGACACTCGTCCTATCCGTGACACTACTCACCTTGAAGGTAAAGAGTTAGAGTTTAAAGTAATCAAACTTGATGCTAAACGTAATAACGTTGTTGTATCTCGTCGTGCTGTTATGGAAGCTGAATCTTCTGCTGACCGTGAAGCATTACTTGCTCAGCTTGAAGAAGGTCAAACAGTTACAGGTACAATCAAGAACCTTACTGATTACGGCGCATTCGTTGATCTTGGCGGTATTGATGGTCTTCTCCATATCACAGATATGGCTTGGAAGCGTATCAAGCACCCTTCAGAAGTTGTTGAAGTTGGTCAAGAAGTTACTGTTAAAGTACTTAAATTTGACCGTGAGCGTAACCGCGTATCTTTAGGCCTTAAGCAATTAGGCGAAGATCCATGGTTAGCGATCATGAGCCGTTACCCTAAAGGTTCTATCGTTAAAGCTCGTGTAACTAACTTAACTGACTACGGTTGTTTCGCTGAAATCGCTGAAGGTGTTGAAGGTTTAGTTCACGTTTCTGAAATGGACCACACTAACAAAAACATCCACCCATCTAAAGTTGTTCAGATTGGTGATGAAGTTGATGTTATGGTTCTTGAAGTTGACGAAGAACGTCGTCGTATCAGCCTTGGTATCAAACAAACTCGTGCTAACCCATGGGAAGAGTTTGCTAAAGCTCATGAGAAAGGCGAAAAAGTATCTGGTACTATCAAGTCTATCACTGACTTTGGTATCTTCATCGGCTTGAACGGTGGTATCGACGGTTTAGTACACTTGTCTGATATTTCTTGGAACGAGCAAGGCGAAGAAGCTATTCGTCGTTACAAGAAAGGTGACACTGTTGAAGCTGTTATCTTGTCTGTAGACGCTGAAGGTAACCGTATCAGCCTTGGTATCAAGCAATTGAACAGCGATCCGTTCAATGATTTCTTAGCTGCTAACGAACGCGGTGCTTTAGTTAAAGGTACTGTAACTGCAGTTGATGCTCGTGGCGCAACTGTTAAGTTAGCTGACGAAGTAGAAGCTACTCTTAAAGCTTCTGAAATCAATCGCGACCGCGTTGAAGATGCAACTAAATTCTTAGAAGTTGGTCAAGAAGTTGAAGCGAAAATCATCAACGTTGATCGTAAATCTCGCTCTATCAACTTGTCTGTTAAAGCAAAAGACGAAGCTGAAGAGAAAGAAGCAGTTGCTACTTTACGTACAGCAACAACAAGTCAAGAAAATGGTCCTAAGACTATTGGTGACTTGATTAAAGCACAAATGAAGTAA
- the cmk gene encoding (d)CMP kinase has product MTVQIITIDGPSGSGKGTLAAKLAAHYQYHLLDSGALYRLLGLSLHKHDLLEKLDSQLDECIQYARQLDIKFETSAAGILVFLDGEDVSQTIRTERVGEYASKVAAIPELRQALFERQRAFAQNPGLVADGRDMATAIFPEANAKIYLTASAESRAERRVKQLQGMGLDAKINDILANIQARDKRDMEREVAPLKPAKDAYIIDSSELTIDQVFKLMVEYVNSRTI; this is encoded by the coding sequence ATGACAGTTCAAATTATTACTATTGATGGTCCGAGTGGTTCGGGTAAAGGAACATTGGCTGCAAAACTTGCAGCACATTATCAATATCATTTACTCGATTCTGGTGCCTTATATCGTTTATTGGGGTTGTCATTACATAAACATGATTTATTAGAGAAATTAGACAGTCAGCTCGATGAATGTATTCAATATGCACGTCAACTCGATATTAAATTTGAAACTTCCGCAGCAGGTATTCTGGTTTTTCTAGATGGTGAAGATGTATCTCAAACAATTCGTACAGAGCGGGTTGGTGAATATGCATCGAAAGTTGCAGCAATTCCAGAGCTTAGACAGGCATTATTTGAGCGCCAAAGAGCTTTTGCGCAAAATCCTGGCTTAGTTGCAGATGGCCGTGATATGGCAACAGCTATTTTCCCAGAAGCAAATGCAAAAATTTATCTAACGGCTTCAGCTGAGTCGCGTGCCGAGCGAAGAGTAAAACAGTTGCAGGGCATGGGCCTAGATGCTAAAATAAACGACATTTTAGCTAATATACAGGCGCGTGACAAAAGAGATATGGAGCGAGAAGTTGCTCCACTCAAGCCAGCCAAAGACGCTTATATCATTGATAGTTCGGAATTAACGATCGATCAGGTATTTAAGTTAATGGTTGAGTATGTCAATAGCCGTACCATTTAG
- a CDS encoding SRPBCC family protein: MRNVMTVKKEFNAPLSDVFNLLSKHATYNTAFAPLQVVRVKDSADSKRPDGLGSVRRMGFGPIKPLKEEITLLEENKSIEYKLIDNPLIKHHLGRIEFSEITPYITLVTYRIELTAKAPVVSKLILAQLKLAITLGFSRLAKTIAS, encoded by the coding sequence ATGCGTAATGTAATGACCGTAAAAAAAGAATTTAATGCTCCTCTTAGTGATGTATTTAACTTGCTCTCGAAACACGCAACTTACAATACTGCTTTTGCACCTTTACAAGTTGTACGTGTGAAAGACTCAGCAGATTCTAAAAGACCTGATGGTTTAGGCTCAGTTCGTCGTATGGGATTTGGTCCAATCAAGCCCCTTAAAGAAGAAATTACATTGCTTGAAGAAAATAAAAGTATTGAATATAAATTAATAGATAATCCTTTGATTAAACATCATTTAGGTCGAATCGAGTTTTCTGAAATTACCCCATATATAACTTTAGTTACATACCGCATCGAGTTAACGGCAAAAGCTCCAGTGGTAAGTAAATTAATCCTTGCACAGCTAAAACTAGCCATTACACTAGGCTTTTCGAGATTAGCTAAAACAATTGCTTCTTAG
- the tadA gene encoding tRNA adenosine(34) deaminase TadA, with protein sequence MTEYSDEYWMQLAYEQAELAAQQGEIPVGAVVVSQNRVIGSGYNAPISLFDPTAHAEIQAIRAACLSLDNYRLPEDATLYVTLEPCTMCVGALVHARIKHVVFGTTEPKAGSLVSARQLLQHGYYNHRFTFEQGCLQEKCAQQLSHFFKQRREQKKQEKQQKTSLND encoded by the coding sequence ATGACTGAATATAGTGATGAATATTGGATGCAGCTTGCTTACGAGCAAGCTGAATTAGCCGCTCAGCAGGGTGAGATCCCAGTTGGAGCGGTTGTGGTGAGCCAAAATCGAGTGATTGGATCGGGCTATAATGCTCCCATTAGTTTGTTTGATCCAACCGCACATGCAGAAATTCAAGCTATTCGTGCAGCATGCTTATCATTAGATAATTATCGCTTACCTGAAGATGCAACTTTATATGTCACTCTTGAGCCATGCACAATGTGTGTAGGCGCATTAGTACATGCAAGAATCAAACATGTGGTTTTTGGGACGACAGAACCTAAAGCGGGTTCATTGGTAAGTGCTCGTCAGCTACTACAGCATGGTTATTACAATCACAGATTTACCTTTGAACAAGGTTGTTTACAAGAAAAATGTGCCCAACAACTCAGTCATTTTTTTAAACAAAGACGCGAGCAAAAGAAACAAGAAAAACAACAGAAAACGTCCTTAAATGATTAA
- a CDS encoding enoyl-CoA hydratase/isomerase family protein gives MMNSPNLNNYHPDLVVEEAKNGWRIVRLNRPKSLHALDESIVTALLRVFEDFRDNESVKAIWLDSTTPKAFCAGGDVRKLRQLVINQEVDTANKFFQQEYALDLLLHNYAKPVVVWGEGYVMGGGLGLFMAAPFRLVTPYSRLAMPEINIGLYPDVGASRFLADRGPVGLFTGLTGSIMTAAGAYSIGWATHICEAQRDNVLQKVLNINWAHYPAGDFRAIDDTLNSLHRPVAAGPLQNSLDVIHSVCRGFNFEQDYQAIVSLRDASSDWLRQASENLQKGSPSTAAITWLLWQWGKQIHSWDEVFDLEAQISEWKIRHPDFVEGVRARLVDKDLSPEWKPCEDLSLRGILADSPPVTSIDSWNALLRQHGVIT, from the coding sequence ATGATGAACTCTCCCAATCTAAATAACTATCACCCGGACTTGGTGGTTGAAGAAGCAAAAAACGGCTGGCGTATAGTACGTTTGAATCGTCCTAAATCATTGCATGCTTTAGATGAATCAATCGTAACGGCATTATTACGGGTATTTGAAGATTTCCGTGATAATGAGAGCGTTAAAGCAATTTGGTTAGACTCAACTACGCCGAAAGCTTTTTGTGCAGGCGGTGATGTTAGAAAATTACGTCAACTTGTTATTAATCAAGAAGTAGATACTGCGAATAAGTTTTTTCAGCAAGAATATGCTTTAGACTTACTCTTACATAATTACGCTAAACCCGTGGTTGTTTGGGGCGAAGGCTACGTTATGGGCGGTGGTTTGGGCCTGTTCATGGCAGCACCATTCCGTCTAGTGACCCCATATTCTCGTTTAGCAATGCCTGAGATTAATATTGGTTTATATCCAGATGTTGGGGCGAGTCGTTTCCTAGCAGATCGTGGCCCAGTAGGTTTGTTTACTGGTTTAACTGGTTCGATCATGACAGCTGCTGGAGCGTATAGTATTGGCTGGGCAACACATATTTGTGAAGCACAGCGTGATAATGTTTTGCAGAAAGTTTTAAATATTAATTGGGCTCATTATCCTGCTGGGGATTTCCGCGCAATTGATGATACTTTAAATAGTTTGCATCGCCCAGTTGCGGCAGGTCCATTGCAAAACTCGCTAGACGTGATTCATAGCGTTTGCCGCGGTTTTAATTTTGAACAAGATTATCAAGCTATTGTGAGCTTACGTGATGCGAGCAGTGATTGGTTGCGCCAAGCGAGTGAGAACTTGCAAAAAGGATCTCCTAGTACTGCTGCCATTACTTGGTTGTTGTGGCAATGGGGTAAGCAAATACATTCTTGGGACGAAGTCTTTGATCTAGAAGCTCAGATTTCTGAGTGGAAAATTCGTCATCCTGACTTTGTAGAAGGTGTCCGTGCACGTTTGGTTGATAAAGATTTATCACCAGAATGGAAACCATGTGAAGACTTAAGCTTAAGAGGAATATTAGCTGATAGTCCACCAGTCACTTCAATAGATAGCTGGAATGCATTACTTAGACAGCATGGTGTGATCACCTAA
- the ung gene encoding uracil-DNA glycosylase, whose protein sequence is MQLTEQQQDKLSKVQLEESWKISLASFLLSPQMDNLRDFLFQEKQAQKIIYPPSKQIFSALNTTPLAEVKVVILGQDPYHGPNQANGLSFSVQKGIALPPSLRNIFHELHTDLGIPAPRHGDLTKWANQGVLLLNSVLTVEAGQPTSHQKQGWEAFTDEVIDVLNEQREHVVFILWGAYAQRKGQRINRDKHLVLTAAHPSPLAANRGGFFGCKVFSKTNQYLKQHGIEPIDWQLDA, encoded by the coding sequence ATGCAATTAACTGAGCAACAGCAAGATAAACTCAGTAAAGTTCAATTAGAAGAAAGCTGGAAAATATCTTTAGCATCTTTTTTGTTAAGCCCCCAAATGGATAATTTGCGCGATTTCTTATTTCAAGAGAAGCAAGCACAAAAAATAATATATCCGCCGAGTAAACAAATCTTTAGTGCTCTAAATACGACACCTTTGGCTGAGGTGAAAGTCGTTATTTTGGGACAAGATCCATATCATGGACCGAACCAAGCGAACGGATTAAGTTTCTCTGTTCAAAAAGGTATTGCATTACCACCATCTTTGCGTAATATTTTTCATGAATTGCATACAGATTTGGGTATTCCAGCCCCTCGCCATGGTGACTTAACGAAATGGGCTAACCAAGGGGTGCTTTTACTGAACAGCGTGCTTACCGTTGAGGCTGGACAGCCAACTTCACATCAAAAGCAGGGTTGGGAAGCATTTACGGATGAAGTTATTGATGTCCTGAATGAGCAAAGAGAACATGTCGTATTTATTTTGTGGGGTGCTTATGCACAGCGCAAAGGACAACGTATAAATAGAGATAAACACTTGGTTTTAACCGCTGCACATCCATCGCCCCTCGCTGCAAACAGAGGTGGTTTTTTTGGATGCAAAGTGTTCTCAAAAACAAATCAATATTTGAAACAACATGGCATTGAGCCCATAGACTGGCAATTGGACGCATGA
- a CDS encoding 6-carboxytetrahydropterin synthase — protein MLIRKLFKFENAHVVRNCTSDRCKRSIHGHSYKVELLLKASKLDHGQMVYDFGLLKGVIKDLIDSFDHAICFWEKDDSQYIDACQTFSARWISLPVSPSAEQFSRIFFYLAQQVLQSTITQNGEGDVEVYSVIVHETDTGYAQSFIEDIQNEQMGILSLDGIVFSEQIQIEWVNPQMYEDLKKGMKFNNPQVDLQVEV, from the coding sequence ATGTTAATTCGCAAGTTATTTAAGTTTGAAAATGCACATGTTGTACGTAACTGTACATCGGATCGTTGTAAGCGATCAATTCATGGACATAGTTATAAAGTCGAATTATTGCTTAAAGCTTCGAAATTAGATCATGGACAAATGGTTTATGATTTTGGGCTTTTAAAAGGGGTAATAAAAGATCTTATCGACAGCTTTGATCATGCAATCTGTTTTTGGGAAAAAGATGATTCTCAATATATTGATGCTTGTCAAACTTTTAGTGCTCGCTGGATTTCTTTACCTGTTTCACCCTCGGCTGAACAATTCTCTCGTATTTTCTTTTATCTAGCTCAGCAAGTTTTACAATCAACAATCACTCAAAATGGGGAAGGTGATGTTGAGGTTTATTCAGTTATTGTTCATGAGACTGATACTGGATATGCTCAAAGCTTTATTGAAGATATTCAAAACGAACAAATGGGGATTTTAAGTCTTGATGGAATTGTTTTTTCAGAACAAATTCAGATAGAGTGGGTAAATCCGCAAATGTATGAAGACTTGAAAAAAGGGATGAAATTTAATAATCCTCAAGTTGATTTACAAGTCGAAGTGTAA
- the gspK gene encoding type II secretion system minor pseudopilin GspK, whose protein sequence is MLFYKKNQQGIALLTILIMVALATILAASIAKHQTNTMANTGYLMRQNQSLLYAKSAEAFFSELLIQDANNAGGVDHLKETWAQPMPPFPIEDGSVSGRLLDESGKFNLNNLTTNEGKVNEAAKNWFERLLVRVGLPAELSQAVIDWQDPDDEPSGPMGAESSYYEGLDPSYLTSNAKFHSIEELKLVRGFDGKKYDLIAPYISALPENTKVNINTASPLVLASMDQKLDLGAIEKELQMRQQNLKFFQNVDELWQLNAFSTVDTQNRTEVNSLLDVKSSFFQAQIEVVLNNRKRQFTSALMRNDKQVYVYSRNMSPFN, encoded by the coding sequence ATGTTATTCTATAAAAAAAATCAGCAAGGTATAGCTTTGCTAACCATTCTAATTATGGTTGCTTTGGCTACAATTTTAGCTGCTTCTATTGCAAAGCATCAAACTAATACGATGGCAAATACTGGCTATTTGATGCGTCAAAATCAGTCACTACTTTATGCTAAAAGTGCAGAGGCCTTTTTTTCTGAATTATTAATTCAAGATGCAAACAATGCTGGTGGCGTTGATCATTTAAAAGAAACGTGGGCACAGCCGATGCCACCTTTTCCTATAGAAGATGGATCAGTGTCAGGGCGTTTACTAGATGAGTCAGGCAAATTTAACCTAAACAATTTAACGACGAATGAAGGCAAGGTAAACGAAGCTGCTAAAAATTGGTTTGAGCGATTACTTGTACGTGTAGGCTTGCCAGCAGAATTAAGTCAAGCAGTCATCGATTGGCAAGATCCAGATGACGAACCATCTGGGCCTATGGGTGCAGAAAGTAGTTATTATGAGGGGCTTGATCCTAGCTATTTAACTTCAAATGCCAAATTTCACAGTATTGAAGAGTTGAAGTTAGTAAGAGGTTTTGACGGGAAGAAATATGATTTAATTGCTCCCTATATTTCTGCTTTACCCGAAAATACAAAAGTGAATATTAATACGGCTTCTCCATTAGTTTTAGCGAGTATGGATCAAAAATTAGATTTAGGAGCGATAGAAAAAGAACTTCAGATGCGCCAACAAAATTTAAAATTCTTTCAAAATGTTGATGAATTATGGCAACTGAATGCTTTTTCAACAGTTGATACTCAAAATAGAACTGAGGTGAATAGCCTGTTAGATGTAAAGTCGAGTTTTTTTCAAGCACAAATTGAGGTTGTGCTAAATAATAGGAAAAGACAATTTACAAGTGCGCTAATGCGTAATGATAAGCAGGTTTATGTTTATTCTAGAAATATGTCGCCATTTAACTAG
- the gspJ gene encoding type II secretion system minor pseudopilin GspJ, producing the protein MIKNKYLRSRSPASHLAARSEQMMRGYSEQSSSSCAQTKRGFNDSHIRNTVSRLTARSSSARLTPASGFTLVELLVAIAIFAVLSLLGWKIFDYLLKVRDRNAQHEVQLFELQDAYQQVLRDTLQIIPLSANQGGQLRPALELDNQVLRFSKAGVTDPLKQGLSPFERIEYRYDPDQKKLYRLKYSNLNTSNREQPLSSTLLSQVEQFQIMVLTPQEVTKWPEINIDPTKPEEFRKLPKGIKIQLTVAGVSYEWIYSLNQGDLSLSKQGVQ; encoded by the coding sequence ATGATAAAAAATAAATATCTTCGTTCAAGAAGTCCAGCTTCTCATCTTGCTGCACGATCGGAGCAGATGATGAGGGGTTACTCCGAGCAAAGCTCTTCGTCTTGCGCTCAGACAAAGCGTGGCTTTAATGACTCTCACATTCGAAACACAGTTTCTCGTCTTACGGCACGATCGAGCAGTGCTCGATTAACTCCTGCCTCAGGATTTACTTTAGTTGAGCTTTTAGTCGCAATTGCAATTTTTGCTGTTCTATCTTTGTTGGGTTGGAAGATTTTTGATTATTTATTAAAAGTCCGTGATCGTAATGCACAACACGAAGTACAGTTATTTGAATTACAAGATGCTTATCAACAAGTTTTGCGAGATACATTGCAAATTATACCTTTATCGGCTAATCAAGGCGGGCAATTACGTCCAGCCTTAGAGCTTGATAACCAAGTTCTTCGCTTTAGTAAGGCTGGTGTTACGGATCCCTTAAAGCAAGGATTATCACCTTTTGAGCGTATTGAATATCGATATGATCCTGATCAAAAAAAGCTTTATCGTCTTAAATATAGTAATTTGAATACTTCAAATAGAGAGCAGCCATTATCAAGTACGCTGTTGAGCCAAGTTGAGCAATTTCAAATTATGGTACTCACGCCACAAGAAGTGACAAAGTGGCCAGAAATTAATATTGACCCCACAAAACCTGAAGAATTTAGAAAGCTGCCGAAAGGAATAAAAATACAACTCACAGTTGCCGGTGTAAGTTATGAGTGGATTTATAGTTTAAATCAAGGTGATTTATCGCTCTCCAAGCAAGGAGTGCAATAA
- the gspI gene encoding type II secretion system minor pseudopilin GspI — protein sequence MKSKGFTLLEVMVALAIFAVAAVALTKVAMQYTQSTSNAILRTKAQFVAMNEVALMEINQEWLQGTQSKQVTSQGETWQIDKSAESTVSPNVQKVDLQISLYDSDKGKVQNGITHLVFFNYPMKAK from the coding sequence ATGAAATCTAAAGGCTTTACTCTATTAGAAGTAATGGTAGCTTTAGCAATTTTTGCGGTAGCTGCCGTCGCGTTAACTAAAGTGGCCATGCAATATACTCAATCTACCTCAAATGCAATTCTTAGAACAAAAGCTCAGTTTGTGGCTATGAATGAAGTTGCTTTAATGGAGATAAATCAAGAATGGCTTCAAGGTACTCAAAGTAAGCAAGTTACTTCTCAAGGTGAAACCTGGCAGATTGATAAATCTGCTGAATCTACAGTCAGCCCGAATGTTCAGAAAGTGGATTTGCAAATTAGCTTATATGATTCTGATAAAGGGAAAGTTCAAAATGGTATTACCCACTTGGTATTTTTTAATTATCCAATGAAAGCAAAATAA
- a CDS encoding type II secretion system protein — protein sequence MKFQSLPKSQKGFTLIEVMVVIVIMTIMTSLVVLNIGGVDQKKAMQARELFLLDAHKIGKESLDQSRVLALSTMSETDVSPFSYELYEYHDQSKLQVQDLKNRWQKYPEFTTRQLPKHVSFTVQPLDGQTYSKATNTDLIGGQAPQLIWFGNGEAKTVKIQFYFEQKPIGSEIQIDHLGKINEI from the coding sequence ATGAAATTTCAATCACTGCCTAAATCACAAAAAGGTTTTACCCTCATTGAAGTGATGGTGGTGATTGTTATTATGACGATTATGACCTCTCTTGTTGTACTCAATATAGGTGGCGTTGACCAGAAGAAAGCGATGCAAGCAAGAGAGTTGTTTTTGCTTGATGCACATAAAATCGGTAAAGAGTCACTTGACCAGTCTCGTGTTTTAGCTCTATCTACTATGAGTGAAACTGATGTTTCTCCATTTTCTTATGAGCTGTATGAATACCACGATCAGAGTAAACTACAGGTTCAAGATTTAAAAAACCGTTGGCAGAAATACCCAGAATTTACTACGCGCCAATTGCCTAAACATGTATCGTTTACAGTACAACCTCTAGATGGTCAAACTTATTCAAAAGCTACGAATACAGATTTAATTGGCGGGCAGGCTCCGCAGTTAATCTGGTTTGGAAATGGTGAAGCTAAAACAGTTAAAATACAGTTTTACTTTGAACAAAAACCAATTGGTTCAGAAATACAAATTGATCATTTGGGTAAAATAAATGAAATCTAA
- a CDS encoding TetR/AcrR family transcriptional regulator, whose translation MDRQAQFRAREVLIFQVAEQLLLENGEAGMTLDVLAAELDLAKGTLYKHFQSKDELYMLLIIRNERMLLEMVQDTEKAFPEHLAFFMLHHLHHPERTVLFHQIEEKLSITAQGVHHLFNELYQVRKQRLRIIIRMTDHYLESIQSNMTTRDYLASIWSLTHGAAAILNSSFYQRYLGSRDTLRVAYIDQALALPKQSVEQYA comes from the coding sequence ATGGATCGTCAGGCTCAGTTCCGAGCAAGAGAAGTATTAATATTTCAGGTTGCGGAGCAATTATTGCTAGAAAATGGCGAAGCTGGAATGACACTTGATGTCTTGGCTGCTGAGCTTGATTTAGCAAAAGGAACTTTGTACAAACATTTTCAAAGTAAAGATGAATTGTACATGCTATTGATTATTCGTAATGAACGTATGTTACTCGAAATGGTTCAAGATACTGAAAAAGCCTTTCCAGAACATTTGGCCTTTTTTATGCTGCATCATTTACACCATCCTGAACGGACAGTTTTATTTCATCAAATTGAGGAAAAACTTTCGATTACAGCTCAAGGTGTGCATCACCTTTTTAATGAGCTTTATCAAGTGCGTAAACAGCGATTACGAATTATCATTCGCATGACTGATCACTATTTAGAATCGATTCAAAGCAATATGACAACTCGAGATTATCTGGCATCTATTTGGTCGTTAACTCATGGTGCAGCAGCTATTCTCAACTCAAGCTTTTACCAACGCTATTTAGGTTCAAGAGATACTTTAAGAGTGGCTTATATTGATCAGGCATTAGCCTTACCTAAACAAAGTGTTGAACAATATGCTTAA
- a CDS encoding TatD family hydrolase, giving the protein MFVDTHCHLTMLDLTPYNGDLDLALAAARAEGVSKFMAISVDLDDHIALAEIAKRHEDVGYTVGVHPCEDVDTMARATTEHLIELARSEKVWALGETGLDYYHSIDFIEEQKACFARHIQASKTVKKPVVVHTRSAKHDTVDIIRAENSTHGILHCFTEDWETAKAVLDCGYYISFSGIVSFKNAQDLRDVAKQVPLDRLLIETDSPYLAPVPYRGKTNEPKYVPYVAKALSDVYDKSVEEIAMITSQNFENLLKAI; this is encoded by the coding sequence GTGTTTGTTGATACGCATTGCCATTTAACGATGTTAGATTTAACGCCCTACAACGGTGATCTGGACCTTGCGCTCGCTGCAGCACGAGCTGAAGGCGTGTCTAAATTTATGGCAATATCCGTTGATCTTGATGACCATATTGCATTAGCAGAAATTGCAAAGAGGCATGAAGATGTTGGATATACGGTAGGGGTGCATCCTTGTGAGGATGTGGATACGATGGCACGTGCAACAACTGAACATTTGATCGAGTTAGCTCGATCAGAAAAAGTATGGGCTCTGGGTGAAACTGGATTGGATTATTATCACAGTATAGATTTTATTGAAGAGCAAAAGGCATGTTTTGCCAGACATATCCAAGCTTCGAAAACTGTAAAAAAACCAGTCGTTGTTCATACACGTTCAGCAAAGCATGATACGGTAGATATTATTCGCGCTGAAAACTCTACTCATGGAATTTTGCATTGTTTTACTGAGGATTGGGAAACTGCTAAAGCTGTGCTGGATTGTGGTTATTACATTTCTTTTTCAGGTATTGTGTCATTTAAAAATGCACAAGACTTGCGTGATGTAGCTAAACAAGTTCCACTAGATCGACTTTTAATTGAAACAGATAGTCCTTATTTAGCACCTGTGCCATATCGCGGTAAAACAAATGAGCCAAAATATGTGCCTTATGTAGCCAAAGCGCTCAGCGATGTATATGATAAATCGGTTGAGGAAATTGCAATGATCACCTCACAAAATTTTGAGAACTTGCTAAAAGCGATTTAA
- a CDS encoding PilZ domain-containing protein has product MQPQMGGIIQVNIPDRATLQASYMGYVQGGGLFVPSKQKVKMGQEIFILATLPEQSQKIPLTGKVIWISHKQSGFKPQGFAIQLSGDKGVYYKAEAERVLAGSMSLDRPSYTM; this is encoded by the coding sequence ATGCAGCCGCAAATGGGGGGGATTATTCAGGTAAATATTCCTGATAGAGCTACTTTGCAAGCAAGCTATATGGGATATGTACAAGGTGGAGGCCTATTTGTACCCTCAAAACAAAAAGTAAAAATGGGACAAGAAATTTTCATTTTAGCTACTTTGCCTGAGCAATCTCAAAAAATTCCTCTTACTGGTAAGGTGATTTGGATATCACACAAACAGAGCGGATTTAAACCCCAAGGTTTTGCTATTCAATTAAGTGGAGATAAGGGAGTTTACTATAAAGCTGAGGCAGAAAGAGTTTTGGCTGGTAGTATGTCTCTAGACCGTCCAAGTTATACTATGTAA